A region of the Thermodesulfobacteriota bacterium genome:
GCAGCAGCCCATTCCCCGGATAGGTTTTCATGGAGATTTTGACCGGGGAAATGTTGTAACATGATATCGGAATAGCCCCTATCATTTACTATGATGGTCCAAAGGGGAAAGGAAAGGATTCCATAGCCCATTTGTGCCAAACTACTTCCTGACAATAAAATCAAGGGAACGAATGAAAAGGTTATAATTTTCAATGGTAGGTTTTTTTCCCATGATATCCTCCTTTTCGGTTATTTATTGGAAAAAATATCTTGAAAACCCCGAAGAACCCAAAAGAGTAATTAGGATCCTCTCCTTAAAGGGCGGGGATGAGATTCTTCTTTAAAATACAAAAAAGCCCGGTCCTTTAAAAGAAATTGGAGAGGATCGGGCCTTCTTTCTCATCTTTCACCTCTTACCCCCAAAGAGGTAAATCTGAGAACAACTTATTTAGTGGGTAATCTTTATTTTTCCATTGTTACTTCCTCTATCAAAGATAGGTTTTTTTGTCAAGTAGATTTTGGACCTACATGAAACCTAATGGGCTGAGGGTTTCGCGGGGGCTGGTGATCAGCTTCTGCAGGCCCACCTCTTTCGAGTAGGCGCCGAAGGCCAGGCCCATCAACTGGGTAAAATAGAAGATCGGGATTCCATAACGGGTTTGATAGAGCTCCTCGATCTGGGCCTGCCGGCCGTCGAGGTTGGCCTGGCAGAGGGGACAGCAGACGGCGATGGCCCTGGCCCCGGCCTCCTTGGCCTCCCGGAGGAGATCGTTGGAGAGCTTCAGGACGATGTCGGACCGGGTCAGGGTCATCGAGACCCCGCAACATTCCGTCTTGAAGGACCAGTCGATCGTCTCGGCGCCGAGGGCCTGGAGGATCAAATCCATGCTCTGGGGGTTTTCCACGTTGTCGAAGCGGGCGACCTTCGGAGGCCGGGTCAGGACGCAACCATAGTAGCAGGCCACCTTCAAGCCCTTCAGACTTCTCCGCCTCCTCTGGCGAATCTTCTCCAGGCCGATCTCCGAAAAGAGTTCGAGGGGATGGTAGACCTTGACCGTTCCACGGTATGGATAATCGAAGACCTCGTGGATCTTCGCCCTAAGCTCGGGGTCGTGTTCCAGCTCCACATTGGCGGCCTTGAATCGGGACAGGCAGGCCAGGCAGGGAGCGACCAAACGATCAAACCCATCCTGTTCGGCATGGGAGAGGTTGAGGACGGGCAGGGCAATGGAAAGCAGATGGGAGGTGGCGTGGGCCGAGGAGGCCCCACAGCAGACCCAATCCCGCACCTCGACGAGATCGATTTCGAGCGCCCTGGCCACATATTTGAAAGAGAGATCGAATTCGATCCCTGAAGAACTGAGTGAACATCCTGGGAAATAGGCGTAGCGCATCATCCTTCTCCTCTATCTCCTTTCCAACTTTCTGATCCGTTCCATCACCTGCTGGAGTTCCTTGGTCCCGCCGCTTCGGTGGGGGAGGAGCTTCAGTTTCCCCCGGGTGAGCATGGGATAGGCCATGTCGATGTCTTTGAACGGCGTGAGCATCCTGAGGTTGATCGCCAAGGCCAGCCCCAGTTCATAGATCCTTCCGAAGCGCTCGACCAGCGACAGGAAGATCCGGTGCATGGCAGGGATAGAGGGCTGGGGATTGTAGTAGGGCATCTCCCCGGAGATCTCCCGAAGCCCATCGATGACCCGGAGGATGTTGATCTCCTGGGGGCATCGGGTATTGCAGGTCTCGCAGGAGAGGCAGATCCAGATCGTTCCGGACCAGTAGATCTCCCGCTCGAGGCCCAACTGGATCGCCCGCATCAGTTCATGGGGCTTCATCTTCATGGCGTAGGCGGAGGGACAACCGAGGGTGCATTTTTTACACTGATAACAGAGCATCACGTTCTCTCCCGTCATGGCCTGAAGCCTGCGGGAGAGGTTCAACGCTTCCTTCGAAAAGACGACACCCATGATCTCTCCTTTCTTCTCAATAGGTGGTGAAACTCGATTCCTTCGGGAGCAGGACGGTGAAGGTCGAACCTCCCCCCTCCTCGCTCTCCACGGTAATGGAGCCGTGGTGGGCCTCCACGATGCTCTTGACGATGGAGAGGCCGAGGCCCGTGCCCACGATCTGCCGGGTTTCGGCAGTCTTCACCCGGTAGAATTTATCGAAGATCCTCGGGAGGTCCTCTTTTTTGATCCCGATGCCGGTGTCGGAGACCGTGGCCTTGACGAAGTCTCCCTCTTCGCCCAAGGTGATCCAGACCTTCCCTCCCTCCGGGGTATATTTGATCGCATTGGAGATGAGGTTGGTGAAAATGCCCTCCATGCTCGATCGGTCTGCCTGGATGGGCGGGTTCTGCAAGGGAGGCAAAAATTGGAGGTCGATCTTCTTGGTCTCGGCCTCCACCCGCATGAGGTCCACCACCTTCTGGATCACCTCCTGGAGGGTCAGGGGCTCCTTGTACTGGACCATTCGGCCCGCCTCGATTTTGGAGAGGTCGAGCAGGTCTTTGATCAATCCAAGAAGCCCCCGGGTCCTCTCCTTGGCCCGGGAGAGGAGCTTCTCCTGCTTTTCGGAGAGATCTCCGGCCATCCGGTTCAGGATGACGGTCAACTGCTGTTCGACCGCGGCCAAGGGCGCTCGAAGCTCATGGGCGACCATGGCGATGAATTCGGACTTCATCTTGTCCAGCTCTTTGAGGTGGCTGATGTCCTGGAGGACGGTGACGGAGCCGATCGTCTCTCCCAGGTCGTTTCGAACCGGCGCGGTATGGGCCCTCAGATAGATCTCTCCCCCATCCCCGAGGCTCAGCTCCTGTGAAACAGAGGTGTAACCGCGGTCGGTCGTCGTCAGGCTTTCAAGGATCGTCTTGGAGAGCTGGGCATCGAGGTTGCATTGAGAGAGGAAACGTCCGAGAAGGGAGGATTCGGAGATCTT
Encoded here:
- a CDS encoding CoB--CoM heterodisulfide reductase iron-sulfur subunit B family protein; the protein is MRYAYFPGCSLSSSGIEFDLSFKYVARALEIDLVEVRDWVCCGASSAHATSHLLSIALPVLNLSHAEQDGFDRLVAPCLACLSRFKAANVELEHDPELRAKIHEVFDYPYRGTVKVYHPLELFSEIGLEKIRQRRRRSLKGLKVACYYGCVLTRPPKVARFDNVENPQSMDLILQALGAETIDWSFKTECCGVSMTLTRSDIVLKLSNDLLREAKEAGARAIAVCCPLCQANLDGRQAQIEELYQTRYGIPIFYFTQLMGLAFGAYSKEVGLQKLITSPRETLSPLGFM
- a CDS encoding 4Fe-4S dicluster domain-containing protein encodes the protein MGVVFSKEALNLSRRLQAMTGENVMLCYQCKKCTLGCPSAYAMKMKPHELMRAIQLGLEREIYWSGTIWICLSCETCNTRCPQEINILRVIDGLREISGEMPYYNPQPSIPAMHRIFLSLVERFGRIYELGLALAINLRMLTPFKDIDMAYPMLTRGKLKLLPHRSGGTKELQQVMERIRKLERR
- a CDS encoding response regulator, with protein sequence MPGQANILVIDDEQIMRDGSSRILSKDGWGVITAENGQSGLEVIRHRSNEIDVILLDLMMPGMNGMEVLEHIREIDPSLLVIVITGYATVESAVEAMKRGAYDFIPKPFTPDQLRIVVRRALEKRSLQKEAEFLRREREKSLRDIATEKSKMKTIINCMGDGVLVCDRDGCIVLTNPAASRMLKISESSLLGRFLSQCNLDAQLSKTILESLTTTDRGYTSVSQELSLGDGGEIYLRAHTAPVRNDLGETIGSVTVLQDISHLKELDKMKSEFIAMVAHELRAPLAAVEQQLTVILNRMAGDLSEKQEKLLSRAKERTRGLLGLIKDLLDLSKIEAGRMVQYKEPLTLQEVIQKVVDLMRVEAETKKIDLQFLPPLQNPPIQADRSSMEGIFTNLISNAIKYTPEGGKVWITLGEEGDFVKATVSDTGIGIKKEDLPRIFDKFYRVKTAETRQIVGTGLGLSIVKSIVEAHHGSITVESEEGGGSTFTVLLPKESSFTTY